The Pan paniscus chromosome 12, NHGRI_mPanPan1-v2.0_pri, whole genome shotgun sequence genome window below encodes:
- the GNLY gene encoding granulysin isoform X2, translating to MATWALLLLAATLLGNPGLGVSVSPKGKNTSGRESGFGWAIWMEGLVFSRLSPEYYDLARAHLRDEEKSCPCLAQEGPQGDLLTKTQELGRNYRNCLMIVQRLKDMVEDQPTQRSVSNAATRMCRTGRSQWRDVCRNFMRRYQSRVTQGLVAGETAQQICEDLRLCIPSTGPL from the exons ATGGCTACCTGGGCCCTCCTGCTCCTTGCAGCCACGCTCCTGGGCAACCCAG GCCTTGGGGTCAGTGTGAGCCCCAAGGGCAAGAACACTTCTGGAAGGGAGAGTGGATTTGGCTGGGCCATCTGGATGgaag GTCTGGTCTTCTCTCGTCTGAGCCCTGAGTACTACGACCTGGCAAGAGCCCACCTGCGTGATGAGGAGAAATCCTGCccgtgcctggcccaggaggGCCCCCAG GGTGACCTGTTGACCAAAACACAGGAGCTGGGCCGTAACTACAGGAACTGTCTGATGATAGTCCAAAGACTGAAGGATATGGTGGAGGATCAGCCCACCCAG AGAAGTGTGTCCAATGCTGCGACCCGGATGTGTAGGACGGGGAGGTCACAATGGCGCGACGTCTGCAGAAATTTCATGAGGAGGTATCAGTCTAGAGTTACCCAGGGCCTCGTGGCCGGAGAAACTGCCCAGCAGATCTGTGAGGACCTCAGGTTGTGTATACCTTCTACAG GTCCCCTCTGA
- the GNLY gene encoding granulysin isoform X1, which translates to MATWALLLLAATLLGNPGLVFSRLSPEYYDLARAHLRDEEKSCPCLAQEGPQGDLLTKTQELGRNYRNCLMIVQRLKDMVEDQPTQRSVSNAATRMCRTGRSQWRDVCRNFMRRYQSRVTQGLVAGETAQQICEDLRLCIPSTGPL; encoded by the exons ATGGCTACCTGGGCCCTCCTGCTCCTTGCAGCCACGCTCCTGGGCAACCCAG GTCTGGTCTTCTCTCGTCTGAGCCCTGAGTACTACGACCTGGCAAGAGCCCACCTGCGTGATGAGGAGAAATCCTGCccgtgcctggcccaggaggGCCCCCAG GGTGACCTGTTGACCAAAACACAGGAGCTGGGCCGTAACTACAGGAACTGTCTGATGATAGTCCAAAGACTGAAGGATATGGTGGAGGATCAGCCCACCCAG AGAAGTGTGTCCAATGCTGCGACCCGGATGTGTAGGACGGGGAGGTCACAATGGCGCGACGTCTGCAGAAATTTCATGAGGAGGTATCAGTCTAGAGTTACCCAGGGCCTCGTGGCCGGAGAAACTGCCCAGCAGATCTGTGAGGACCTCAGGTTGTGTATACCTTCTACAG GTCCCCTCTGA